Genomic segment of Synechococcus sp. A18-25c:
CGATGGCTTGCAGGCTTCAACCTGATGATCGATCACGTCACCGACGACAACGATGGACGGTGACTTGAACTCCTGAGCTCTGGTCTGATCAGCAACATCCGCAAGGGTGGCTTTCAGACAACGCTGGCCCGCCACCGTTCCCTGCTGAATCACAGCAACGGGGGTCTCCGGAACGAGCCCACCCGCCATCAGCTCTTCCGCAATGCGCGGCAGATTGTGCAGACCCATGTAGATCACCAGTCCATCACTAGCAGCAGCGAGGGAGCGCCAGTTCACAGAAGGGCGCCGCTTGTCGATTTCCTCGTGACCGGTCACGAAGGTGACGGAGGAACCAGCACGACGGTGGGTGACCGGGATGCCGGCATAGGCCGGTGCAGCAATTCCTGCGGTCACTCCAGGAACCACCTGCACAGGGATCTGCCGTTGCGCCAAATAAGCCGCTTCCTCGCCACCCCGACCGAACAGAAAAGGATCCCCACCCTTAAGCCGAACCACGGTTTCATGCTTCTCGGCCATCTCCACCAACACCGCATTGGTGCTGGGCTGGGGAACGGAATGATGACCCCGACGTTTCCCCACAAACCGGCGCTCACAGCTTTCCGGCACCAGGTCCAGTACCTCTTCGGGCACGAGTGAGTCGTAAACAAGCGCATCACAACTGCGCAACAGGCGATGCGCCTTCACCGTGAGCAGTTCAGGATCACCCGGCCCAGCTCCCACCAGATAAACAGTTCCAGGTTGTTGAACAGTGGTCACGGCAGAGCGATCAGCAAATCAATCAGGCCCTGACGAATCAGGGAATGGTGCAGAAGCGGTTGCAAACCTCCAGTCTCGCTAAGCGTCTCCGTCATGCGATTGGGAGCAAGAGCGAGGGGGAGTGCCTGGGCTTGAGGGTGATGGAGGCGGTACTCCGCCCACCGGTCAGACGCGACCAAAGGAACAGAAAGACGCCGGCTCAATTGATGGAGAAAACGGTCAGCAACTCCAGGTCGGAGGGGATGGTGAAGGAGCACGACTTCACCTGTCAGCAAGGGATCGAGAGCCTCTACCACCAACGACCACCACCAAGACCAGGCCCCTAGAAACGGAAGGAGTGTGACATCAGCACCTTCTGAACGCATGCGCCGCCGAATGGCAGGCACATCATCACGAGCATGGGCTCCTGGCCATAACAGCAACGGCACCAACCAGCTCGGCGCGTCAGGGCAAGGTGGAGGAGAATCGGCCGTGAGCACCTCGAGCTGAACCGGAGCCGAACGATGCTGCTGGAGCTCCTGCCTCAGAGCCATCAGCGCCTTGGGCACCTCACCCCCCGAGCGACCATGCACCACCAAACGGATGGCCCGCTCGGACCGCAAGTTTCGATTCCGTAGCAATGGCCACGGATCGATGGCCGAACCGACTGCTGACATCACCTCATCCTGAAGGTTTTTCGTTTCATGTCCCGACGTCAATACTCCGAACGCGCGGCTTTGGAGGGACGATCCCGCAGAGAAGTCACCGATCAACGCTACCGGTCGAGACGTTTTGACGACCGCGGAAGATACGCCAGCAGAGAACCGAAACGTGCCGACAGCACTCGGTTCCAGAGCGAGCTTGAACGGGATTTCGCGGCGATGCAGCGCGTTTGGCAAATGCTCCGTCATGGAGCCGTACGCATGCTTGGCGAAGTTGGACGCCAATACTGAAGCCGCGGAAGGCAGCCTTCTACGGCTCAGCCAGGCACAACAGATGTAGCCACGGCGACAGTTTGCTCCATTCGACAGCCGTGAAGGATCAACAGACAAAACGGTTTGAACCACTACCGACAGGCGCACAACCGACCTGTTGTCATACTCACCAAGCGCTCCCTTCATTCTGAAGCGCTGGTTTTAAAAAACCCTTTTGATTGATCCTCGCAGGTTTTGAACGATCAATCCGTTCTATCCGTATCAAGATCATGACTCTCAGCTCTCCCTCCAGGCCTTATCTGGATGGCAAGAAGCTCAACAAGATCGAGCAAAACAAAGCAGACAAAGACGGTCTGCTTGTGGGCAGCGAGATTGAAAAATTTGCAGAAATGGGCTGGGAGCAGGTCG
This window contains:
- a CDS encoding DNA mismatch repair protein MutS, which gives rise to MRSERAIRLVVHGRSGGEVPKALMALRQELQQHRSAPVQLEVLTADSPPPCPDAPSWLVPLLLWPGAHARDDVPAIRRRMRSEGADVTLLPFLGAWSWWWSLVVEALDPLLTGEVVLLHHPLRPGVADRFLHQLSRRLSVPLVASDRWAEYRLHHPQAQALPLALAPNRMTETLSETGGLQPLLHHSLIRQGLIDLLIALP
- the cobA gene encoding uroporphyrinogen-III C-methyltransferase, which gives rise to MTTVQQPGTVYLVGAGPGDPELLTVKAHRLLRSCDALVYDSLVPEEVLDLVPESCERRFVGKRRGHHSVPQPSTNAVLVEMAEKHETVVRLKGGDPFLFGRGGEEAAYLAQRQIPVQVVPGVTAGIAAPAYAGIPVTHRRAGSSVTFVTGHEEIDKRRPSVNWRSLAAASDGLVIYMGLHNLPRIAEELMAGGLVPETPVAVIQQGTVAGQRCLKATLADVADQTRAQEFKSPSIVVVGDVIDHQVEACKPSPAAVTMPIPF